The Candidatus Ancaeobacter aquaticus genome contains the following window.
AAGAGATATTAATTAAAAAATACGGAAAGCCAAAACGAGATGAACAAGTATGGAGAAACGATTTGTTCAAAGAAAAGCATTCAGATTGGGGCATGGCCATAAGCGTTGGGCATTTAATGTATTATTCTAGTTGGGAAACACAGGATACGGAGATAGATATTTTGTTAATGGGGGAAAACTACATTGTAAAGTGTGTGGTGGAATATAGAAGTAAGAATCTAAAAGCAAAGGAAAAAAAAGCTCGAGAGAAAAAAGCATTGGATGTATTCTAGGAGGCTGCTAATGTTTAGTTGCTCAAAAAGGTGGAATATTGTGCAGACAAAAAAGAAACTCGTATATTAATTGTTAGGAAAAAAATATGATACAAGATAAGCTTTTTGCAGACAAAACAGGAGCTGAAGGCTACAAAATAGAATCTGTTGGCGATATAATTAAATTAGTTGTCGGAAAAAATAAACAACGATATTTTAGAGGGCAAGCCAATGTAAGTTGGGAAATTCGACCTAGTATCGGTCGAAACAATTTTGAGATTGGTGGACATAAAATATTGACCTCTTTAAAAAAAGATCAAGAGGAGGAATTGTTGCATAGATTTCGGAGACATACTTATGAGCATCAGGGAAGAATCCTCGATAAATGGGAAGCTCTTTTTTTAGCAAGGCACCACGGTTTACCAGTGAGACTATTAGATTGGACAACAAATCCTTTAGTTGCGCTTTATTGGGCGTCCATAGGAGGGCATAATAGCGATGGAGTGATTTGGGTATTCGAGAGGAGGAAGCGTAAACTTAAGGATAGTATCGACGTGTTTGATAAGAAATATAAAAATCCCGAAGATATCAAGGGAATAAGAATTATACATCCCTTTTATCCTTCAAAACGCATGACCGCTCAAGCTGGTATATTTACTATTCATAAGAACCCCGCCGAGGATATTGCAGAAATATCTAAAACAAAACATGGTAATAATAATGATATATTAAAAGGTTTTAAGTGTTTGGTGCCAAATAGTAGCAAAATGGAAATATTAAGACAATTGGATAGATTGAATATTAATGAACGTCTACTTTTTCCAGAGTTAGATGGTATTGCAAAAGGTTTGCTCTATACAGAATTGTTGTTTGGATGTAAGTAGGAAAAGGGGTCATACCTGATTTAAATTGATTTAAGTATAAAAAAGTTAGGCAGTATACATGGTCACTCTCATCTAAAAATATTCGTTCAATTTCTTTGGCTCCACTAACTCTTGTCTATCGATATACATTGTGCCATCAGACTTGATATTGATAGACCATTTTATTAGTACTATTTTGCCATTTTGTATCTCAATTCCTGTGATACAACGTGGGTGCACACAACTGCCTGTATTAAAATATGGTGGTTCATTAGGATTAGGGAATACTGAACGGTGAGTATGGCCTGCTATTATGATTTGATTGTTATCTTTTGCCCAGTTACTGATTTCTTTTTCAATCTTTATACGTGTTTTGAAATTCTTTGCAGGGCTGGTAGTGTCCTCAACTCCGATTGATTGAAGAAGTTTCCAGATAGTGCTGACACACAACCTGCCAACCCACCAGAAAGAGTCATTCAAAAATTGTCCCTGGTGTCCATGTGTTAGGAATATTTTATTTTTTGTATCCGAGTATTGAAGTATTAAACCTTCATGTGTTTCAATACCTTCAAATAGCGGTTCATGGCAATCCTTACGTTCGTTATAATAGCCGTAAAGGTGCTTCTTAACGTTCTTCGGATTTTTCCATTTTCTGTTGTGATTTCCCCAGATAAAATAAAATCTATTATTCTGATGAAATTTACTCATTAGCTTAAATATATGGCTATAGGCACTTCTTATAGTAGTAAATTTTCTGTTTTCCCAAAGCTCATCTCCATCTCCGATTTCAATGTAGGCAAATCCGTTGTTATAGTAGTAATTCAACGCATAAAAAAAGATATTTTGATTATGAGAAAAGTCATCTGCCAAGCTATTATCACCCCGGTGGCAATCGCTAAATAAAATGAATTTAGATGAATCATCAAATGGAATTTCCTTTGATGAGTTAAATACTTCGGTTAGGCGATTGCCAGTAAACATAACTAGATTTCCATTTTTTGATTATTCATTTATTTGTTTTCATTGCCATGCTCTGTAATATACCCTTCACATAGGCAATGCTTCTTTTTGGGTTATCTTTTGACCTATCTTTTATCTTATCGAAAGCGAAGTTAACTTTATCAATCCCATACTCATCTACCATATTTATAATATCTTCTATATCAACTAGATTATTTTCACAAAAGACAATTTTGGCATATTCCTGTGCCTCTTTGACCTTGTCTTTTCCATATTTGTCGTAGAGCTTTTCTAATTCCTTGTCAAAATTTTCAATACTGTATAAATTCTTTAACCTATATCTATTTGGCAGTCTGTTATCATATCCTCTGCCAGAATCAATATTTCCATATTCGATTTCGAGCAAATTCCAATGTCTAAGTTCAGCCATTCCATCACTGATTCTTTCTTTACCAACTTTGTATTTTTCAACTAATGCCTTTTTACTCATCATCCACATCCTATGTTCAGGCCCGCCCTCTATAAGATTTATGAAATAACAATATCTTCCGGAAAGTGATAATCTCATATCCCAACCTTCTTGCCAGAATTTCTCAGGAATCTCAAAATATTTCTTTTTAGTATCATTAAATGGTTTTAATACAACTTTAGCATTTTTCCCTCTTACAGGTGTGTATTTGAGAAGTCCGTATTTATTTTGTAAATTCCTCAATGAATGATAACCCAGCATTTCCCTGTATCTTTCTTTCGACAATCTGTCGGAAATCCCAATATATTCAGCGACTTTCTTATAATCAAAGTCAATTGTCTCATCAGGTTTGTAGTGTCCAACAAGATACATATATACGTCCCAGAAATAATCATTTGAATGAGAAACAAAATCACTCAATACGGTAATCATAATATCATTATTAAAAATGATATATTTTTGAGATATCTTAGCGCTTGCCTCATGATCAATCTGTATCTTTTTAAAATCATCCAGAAAATCGCTTGCGACTTCTTCTGATTTAAAAAGCACAGAGTATTCATTACTCCTAGTTAAAGCATTCTTTGTCCAGTTATGGCTACCAATAATGACTATCTCATCGTCAATAAGGATACATTTACCATGAGTGTATATCTCAAGCTTATCAAAAGAAACATCTATACCATTTGCTTTAAGATAATCAAAAGCCCTTCTATTTTTCTCTGCCTTTTCATAATCCCTCCCAAGAAGCCTGGTCCCCTTAAAGACTATTGTTTGATCGAGGATAACCTTAACATCAACACCACGTTCTTTAGCTTTAACCAGGTCATTAACCAATATAGAGACCGTAGATTTAGGTT
Protein-coding sequences here:
- a CDS encoding phospholipase D-like domain-containing protein, whose translation is MIKRLLLTSIILFSLLSPLFSSNALSEEITPLSNQEYFTAVHKSFAEAKDSIYLVMYYINFKKDQPKSTVSILVNDLVKAKERGVDVKVILDQTIVFKGTRLLGRDYEKAEKNRRAFDYLKANGIDVSFDKLEIYTHGKCILIDDEIVIIGSHNWTKNALTRSNEYSVLFKSEEVASDFLDDFKKIQIDHEASAKISQKYIIFNNDIMITVLSDFVSHSNDYFWDVYMYLVGHYKPDETIDFDYKKVAEYIGISDRLSKERYREMLGYHSLRNLQNKYGLLKYTPVRGKNAKVVLKPFNDTKKKYFEIPEKFWQEGWDMRLSLSGRYCYFINLIEGGPEHRMWMMSKKALVEKYKVGKERISDGMAELRHWNLLEIEYGNIDSGRGYDNRLPNRYRLKNLYSIENFDKELEKLYDKYGKDKVKEAQEYAKIVFCENNLVDIEDIINMVDEYGIDKVNFAFDKIKDRSKDNPKRSIAYVKGILQSMAMKTNK
- a CDS encoding FRG domain-containing protein: MIQDKLFADKTGAEGYKIESVGDIIKLVVGKNKQRYFRGQANVSWEIRPSIGRNNFEIGGHKILTSLKKDQEEELLHRFRRHTYEHQGRILDKWEALFLARHHGLPVRLLDWTTNPLVALYWASIGGHNSDGVIWVFERRKRKLKDSIDVFDKKYKNPEDIKGIRIIHPFYPSKRMTAQAGIFTIHKNPAEDIAEISKTKHGNNNDILKGFKCLVPNSSKMEILRQLDRLNINERLLFPELDGIAKGLLYTELLFGCK